The DNA region CCCTGGCGATGCGCAGCCCGCGGTTGACGTCACCGGTGCCGTCGAGGTGCGGATCGTTGATGAGCCCCTTCCAGCCGCCGACCGTGCGGGGCTTTTCGAAGTACACGCGCATGACGATCAGGAGATCGTCGACGAAGCGGCCGGCGAGGGCGGCGAGCCGGTCGGCGTATTCGAGTGCCGCGGCGGGGTCGTGGATGGAACAGGGCCCGGCGATCACGAGCAGCCGGTCGTCCGTGCCGTCGAGGACGCGGAGGACGTTTTCCCTGCCGTGGCGCACCGTGTCGGCCGCGGTCGCGCCGAGCGGCAGTTCGTGGTGCAGCAGGGCGGGCGTGACCAGCGGGACCATCCGGTCGATGCGCTGGTTGTCGAGTTCGACCGTGGCGATGGTTGTCATCACAGATATCCAGGGTTTCTGCCGGCACCGGGTGCGGGAAAGCCGGGGTTTCCCGGCCCGGACGGCGGTCTCGGGTGAACTAGGAAGCAAGCCCGGCATTTACTCGAGCGAGAATTCTCCTACCCCGAATCTTCCACCGTCCGGCACGCGGAACAATGGTCCAACCCGGATTCAGCGCCCCGTCCAGATCGGATCCCGTTTCTCGGCGAACGCACGGGCGCCTTCGCTCGCGTCCGCGCTCGCCCGCCGCCGTTCTTCCCACGGATACGAGGTTTTGAACGCCTCTTCGAGCGGAAGGTCGAGCGATCGCAACGCGGCCTCTTTGATCGCCCGCACCGAAAGCGGGGCGGCACGCACCAGATCGTCCGTCCATTCGGCGACGCACCGGTCCAATTCGGCGAACGGGACGACGTCGTTGACCAGGCCGTGGCGCAACGCCGTCGCCGCGTCCATTCTGCGCCCGGTCAGCAAATGACCCATCGCCACTTTCTGCGGAAGCTGACGCGGCAACCGGAAGACACCGCCCGCGCCGGCGATCAGCCCGAGGCGGACCTCCGGCAGGCCGAAGACCGCTTCTTCGGAAGCGACGACGATGTCGCACGCGAGCACGAGTTCGAAGCCGCCGCCCAGCGCGTAGCCGTGCACGCGCGCGACCACCGGTTTGGACAGCGTGAACCGGTCGGTCAGCCGGGGATGACCCGGCTGGCCGCTGCTGCCGAACGTCGACGCCTCGACGCCCTCGTCGGTCAGCCGCGCGCGTTCCTTGAGGTCCTGACCGACGGAGAACGCGCGCTCTCCCGCGCCGGTCAGAACCACCGCCCTGACGTCGTCGTCGGCTTCGACGTCGTCCCAGATCCCGGCGAGTTCCGTGTGCATCCGCCGGTCCATCGCGTTCAGCACTTCGGGCCGGTCCATCGTCACGTAGGCGACGTGGTCCTTCTTCTCGTACCGGACACCGTTCATCGTGACCCCACCGCGAAGCCGTCCACCTTGCCGATCACGTCCGCGCCGTAGATGCGCAAAGCCTGCTGCAGCGCGAATTCGGCGATATACCGGCGGAATTCCTCCGGTGGTTCCTCGGAAAGGTTCAGCATGCGCCGGTTGGCCGCGACGGCTTCCCCGCCGAGCCGGGCCAGCGCACCCTCGATGGCCGCGTCCATCTCGTCCGGCCGCACGACCTCGTCGACGATCGCCCGGGCGTCCGGCTCGTCCGCCCGGAGCTTGCGGCCGCCGAGGATCACCTGCCGGGCCACGCGCGGCCCGGCGATCCGGGAAAGCCGGAAGTTGGCCACCCCGGGGATGATCCCTTCCTTGGCCGCGGGCAGGCTGAGATACGCGTCGGACGCCGCCAGCACGTGGTCGAAGACCAGCAGCAGCTGCGTCCCACCGCCGATGGCGAACGAATCGACGGCCGCCGTCCACGGTTTGCCGGTGAACCGGGAATGCCAGGAATCGTCCGTCAGCAGGCCGCGGAAGATCTTCTGGAGGTACCCCGTTTCCCGCCGCAGCAGGAAATCCACCAGCGGGATGTCGCCGGCGCTGAGCTTCTTGAGATTGATCCCCGCGCAGAACACCCGGCGCCCCCGATAGCGGGGATGGCTCATCACCCCGCCCCGCAGGAGCCCCACCCGCACGGACGGGTCGAGCAGCACCAGATCGACCGCGGTCTCCATGTCGTCGACCTGCTGGGCGTCCTCGGCGTTCAGGCAGTCGTCCCGGCACAGGGTCAGGTGCGCGACGCCGTCCCGGCGCTCCAGCCGGACGGCTTCCATCCGCACGAGGCCGGTTTCGAGGAACTCCGGCAGCAACCGCTTCGCCCTCGCGGTGGGCCGGAGCATGGCGTCGAGCAGATGCGGTCCGGCCTTCGGTGCGCGCAGGATCCCGCGCAGGAAGATGCCCTGGTCGATCTCGCGCCCGACCTTGTCCGCCTGCGGCCGCGAACGCTCGGCCGCCATCTGTTCCTCCGACGGCACCAGACCGGGAAAGGCGAGCGCGGCGGCGCGGACGAGTTCGTCGAGACGCAGGTACCGCGTCCGGCCATCGGTGAGTTCGGCGTAGATCTCTTCCGCGTGCGCCTCGACGAAGTCCGCGCGCGCCTTCCGGACGTCGTCGTCGACCCGGTGGGCCTCCCCCGCCAGGGCCCGGAGGTCGAGCCCTGGCGCGCTGTCGGTCGTCACGGCTTGGCTTCCCGGCGCAGGGCCCGGTCCGCCGCGGCCAGGTGGGAACCGAGCGCCTCCTCGAAGGTGGTCGAGCCCGCTTCGAAGATCAGCTGCCGCCGGATCGCCGTCTCGGCGCCGTCCGTCACCCCGGCCAGCTCGGCCAGCGTCTTCGCCGGGTCGGCGGACACCTCGTCGATCAGGTCGAGGGCGAGCGCCCGGTCCGTGTCGAGCGGGGTCCCGAGCAGCACGGCCCGCCGGATACCCGCCGCGCCCGCCTGGTGGGTGAGCCGGTACACGGTCATCCCCGGCCAGGTGCCACCACCCGCCGACGCCAAGCGCAGCGTGGTCCCCGGTTCGGCGATCCGGATGTCGGCGGCGAGGAGCAGATCGAAGGCCATCCCGGCGCATTCACCCGACGCCACGGCGGCCGTGAGCCTGCCGAGCCGCTCGAACCGCCGCACGACGCGCTCCCATTTGGACACCAGGCCCACCGCCAGCCCCTTCGCCCAGCCGTCGGGCGGGGCTCCCGTGAGGTGGAGGGTGACCGGTCCCGGCCCGCGGTGGTCTTCGGCACGATCGCAGAGCGCGTCGATCTCCTCGACGGCCGCGATGGACAGGGGCGGGATCCGTCGAAACGCAGCACCAGGTCACCTTCGATTTCGTCACGCGTCACCATTGGACAAGCGCCATTTCGATCGTGGAGCCAGGCCCCATGGTCATGAGCACGCCGTACTCCCCCGGGCGGGCGACGTCTTCGTCGGCGAGCCGCTCGTAGGAGAAGAGGAAGGAGCCACTGGAAAGGTTCCCGTAGTCGCGGAGCACACCGGTGGTGTGGCGCACGTCGTACCGGCTCAGGCCGAGGTTGACGACGACGGCGTCGATCACCTTCTTCCCGCCGGAATGCACCAGCCAGTGGCCGATGTCGCTGCGGCGCAGGCCCGTCCCGGACAGGAGCCGGTCGATGACGATCTCGGCGTGCGCGCCGACCACGTAGGGGATCTGCGGGTCGAGGAAGAAACTGAACCGGTCCTGGTCACGGTCCCAGTCGTAGCGCATCGCGTCGGCCGCGTCGGTGATGATGTAGCTGGCGAATTTCAGGACGCGCGGGCCCGCCACGCGTCCGTCACCGGAAACCACCGCGAGCGCCGCGGATCCGTCGCCGAAAAGACTGTTGACCACCGCGGTCCGCATCGTGCCGTCCAGCGCGTAGGCGGCGGAACACGCCTCGCTGCACAGGACGACGCCGAGTTCGCCGGGATGCGCCGCGGACCAGCCCGCGACCACGTTGAGCGCGTTGAGACCGGCGTTGCAGCCCATGCCGACGATGTCCGAACGGCTGCAATGCGGATCGATGCCCATTTCCCGGATGACGAGCGCGCTCAGGCCGGGCGTCAGGAACCCGGTCGAGGTGACACAGCACAGGTGACGCAGATCCGAAAGCGTCGCCCCCGCCGACTTCAGGCAGGCTTCCAAGGCCCGGCAGCCCATGTCGACGGCGATCTTCTTGTGCTTGTCGAGGAGGTCGCCCTGCGGCTCGGCCGCGCGGGTGCCACCGGGACCCTCCGGCGGCAGGGTGAGGAAACGCCGGTCGATGGCGCTGTTCAGGAAGACCGAGCGGATCTTCGGATCCTCGATGTCGAGGATTTCGAGCAGCTCGGACTGCGAGTAGGACGACTCGGAGACCGCGGTGCCTACGCCGGCGAACCGGGTGATCTCGGTCAATCCATTGTGGACGGAAAGGTCCGCGGTGGTTTCGGCCAGGGCAGTCATCGATACATCCATCCCCAAGTACGCAACTTGCTTCGCAGGAGCTGCTTGAACCGCGCAGCGGACATCGCTTTCACCTTTCTCGGATCTCGTGTCGTGGTCCGCGAAGGACTCCTTGCGGGACCAGAGGTTCCGCAAGGAGTCCTTCACGGACGGGGAATTCAGGCCGAAAGCGGCACTCCGGTCAGCCGCCGCTCGATCTCGCGGCTGGTGGCGTAGTCCGGCAGCAGGCCCTGCCGCCGCGCCTCCGCGAGGGTGATGGCCACCTGGTCCCGGTCGGACAGGATCGGGTCGCCTGCGGTGCCGATCGGCAGGCCCAACGCGGGGTCCAGTGCCGAAAGGGCGAGTTCGTTCTCCGGCACGTAACCCCCGGAGAGCATGTAGGACATGACGGTGTCGTCCTCCAGCGCGACGAAGGCGTGGCCGACCCCGACGGGGAAGTACATCGTCCGATGGGTCTCCTGGTCCATCAGGACCGAGTCCCACTTCCCGAACGTGGGCGAGCCGACGCGGATGTCGACCACGATGTCCAAGGCCTTGCCGCGGGCACAGTAGACGTACTTCGCGATCCCCGGCGGGGTCACGGTGTAGTGGACACCGCGCACCACGCCGCGTTTGGACACGCTGTGGTTCGTCTGCGCCACGGGGAAAAGCCGGCCGCCGTGGGCCTCGGTGAACGCTTCCTCCTGGAACGGCGAGAGGAACACTCCCCTGTCGTCCGGGAAGACGCGAGGAGTGAATTCGAGCGCGCCCTCGACGGCGAGTTTACGTGCTTGCACAGCTGCTCCTGCGGTAGGCGTGATCAGAGGTTGGACAGCACTTCGCGGACCGCGTGGATGACCTTGTCCTGCAGATCCGGGGACAGCGCCGGGTACATCGGCAGGGAGAAGATCTCGCCCGCCAGCTTCTCGGTGACCGGCAGCGACCCGGTCTCGTAGCCGAGGTGGGCGAACCCGGTCATGGTGTGCACGGGCCACGGGTAGCTGATGTTCAGGTGGATGTCGTACGCCTTGAGCCGCTCGAGGATTTCGTCGCGCCGAGGGTGGCGCACCACGTACACGTAGTACACGTGCTCGTTGCCGTCGACGGTCCGCGGAAGCTTCAGCTCCGTGTCGCCGAGGCCTTCGACGTACCGTTCGGCGACGGCACGGCGGCCTGCCGTGTACGCGTCGAGCCTGGTGAGCTTCCGCCGCAGGATCTCGGCCTGGACCTCGTCTAGGCGGCTGTTGTGGGCGGGCGTCTCGATCGTGTAGTAGCGCTCTTCCATCCCGTAGTACCGCAGCCGCCGCAGCCGCCGCTCCACGTCTTCGCGGGAGGTGATGGTCGCGCCGCCGTCGCCGTACGCGCCGAGCACCTTGGTGGGATAGAAGGAGAACGCGGCCGCGTCGCCGGTCGACCCGGCGATCGTGCCGTTCTGCCGGGCGCCGTGCGCCTGCGCACAATCCTCCAAAATGGACAGTCCGTGCTTCGCGGCGAGCTCCTTCAGCGGCGCCATGTCCACGCACTGCCCGTACAGGTGCACGGGCAGGAGGCATTTGGTGCGTTCGGTGATCGCGGCGGCGACCTGGCTCGTGTCCATCAGGAAATCGTCCTCGCGGACGTCGACGAAGACCGGCGTGGCACCGGTTCCGTCGATGGCGACCACGGTCGGAGCGGCGGTGTTCGACACCGTGATCACCTCGTCGCCCGGACCGACACCGAGCGCCTGGAGACCGAGCTTGATCGCGTTCGTCCCGTTGTCGACCCCGACGCAATGCTCGACCCCGTGGTACGCGGCGAATTCCGCCTCGAAGCCCCGGAGGCTCGCGCCCAGCACGAGCTGTCCCGAATTGAAGACCGTCTCGACCGCGTCGAGCAGGTCGAGCCGCTCCTTCCCGTATTCGGCCAGGTAGTCCCAAACGCGCGTGGTCATGTGCGTGCCTTTCCGTGAACTGGGGTGGTCAATGCGGCGACGGTGCGGCGCACGCCTTCGGACAGCGAGATCTCCGGACGCCAGCCGGTGATCGCCCGGAAGGCGGCGGAATCGATGGTGATACTGCGAAGGTCCGTCTCGGGCGCGTGGGACGGCGGTTCCACACAGGAAACCTCCACCGGATCCGTCCCGGTGTGCTCGGACATCTCCTTCGCCACGAGCCGGAACACCTCCCCCAGCCGATCACCCCGGCCGGCCCCGATGAGCCAATGCCCGCCCACCAGGGAATCCGGATGGTCCAGTGCCGCGGTGAACGCCTTGGCGACGTCCTCGACGTGGATCAGGTCGCGTCGCACGGTTCCGTCGCCCCAGACGGTGAGCGGCAGGCCTTCGAGCGCTCGCCGCGCCATGGCGGACACGACACCGCGGTCGGGGTTCGCCCCGTCGGTCGCGGTCTCCCCGAAGATCGTCGGCAGCCGCAGGCTGATCCCGCGCACCCGGCCGTCGGCGGTGGCCTTCTTGAGGAACTGTTCCGCCTCCAGCTTCTGCACGTCGTACGGGGTCGCCGGATGGTCGGGTTCGCTCCCGTCGAGCGGCTCCCGCGGTGGCACGCCGACCTGTGTGGTGGTGCCGGCGAACACCACCAGCGGGGGCGGCCCGTCACCGTTCCCGACGACGTCGACGAGGTCCCGCAGCACACCCACGTTCACGCGTTCGGCGCCCTCGGTCTCGGCCGCCCGCCAGCCACCGTCCCCCAGGAGCAGATAGACGATCGCGTCCGAACCCGCGACCGCGCCGGCGAGCGCGGCACGGTCGGTGAGGTCGGCGGCGACGACGGTGGTTTCCGCCAGGCCGGGGGCGGGGACGAAGTGCTTGCGCGACACCGCGCGCAGCCGGATCGGCCGGCGGGACAGTTCACGGGTGACGGCCGAGCCGATGAAGCCCGAGGCGCCGAGGACGGTGATCTGCTTCATGTCAGGCGCCTCCGCGCGGCTGTGCGGTCAAAGCGTTGATACAGGCCAGAAGTGTGCGGGCCTCCACGTTGACGTAGTGCCCGTGCCGGGTGAGCGCGGTGAGCTGTGCCGGGGTGACCCAGGCGTAGCCGGGCGGCGGATCGACCGTCTCGCCCGCCTCGACCACGAGATAACGGGCCCTGACGTTCAGGAAACGGCCGCCCTCTTCGGAATGTACGGCTTCGTAGAGGATCCGTGACCGCGGGACGGTCATGACCTCGTCGAGGAAAGGCGGGCGGTTCTCCGCGGGCAGATGCGCGTAGTTGTCCGGTGTGCACTGGAGGGTCGGCGCCAGCTCGACGGTGTCCACGAAACCGCCGTCGACCCGGGCGTGCACCAGGACGTGCCGCACGCCGTCGATCTCACGGACGAGAAAGGCGACGACGCCAAGGCCGACGGACTCCAGCAACGGCTGGGTCCAGCTGATCTTCTCCCGGTTTCCACCCTTCACCGCGACCGCGAGAACCTTGAAGTACAGGCCTTCCTCGTGCTCGATCGCGTCGGCGCCCTGTTTCCAGCCGCGGACGTCCTTGAGCGGGATACGGGCGGGCCGCACATCGTGGCGCGACCGTTCGTTCGTGAACCACGACAGGAGCTGGATGTCGGAGAGCACCGCGCCGGGCGCCGGGTCGTGGTAGGGAAGACACGACAACACGCTTCGCGAGTTCATGTTGATCGTCTCGTCCTCGTACATCAGTTCCGCGATCTGGCCGAGGGTGAGCCAGCAGAAATCGTCCTCCTTCGGCACGTCGTCGACGGTCTCCACGATCATGTTGCGGTTGCTCTTCCGGAAGAACCACGACCCCTGCTCCGCCTGGAGGACGTCGACGATCACCCGGTCGGGGTCGGGCGGCGCGAAGTACTCGATCAGCTTGACGTTCGAGCCGCCGTGCGCCTTGGTGTAATTGCTGCGGGTCGCCTGCACGGTCGGCGAAAGCTGCACCAGATTGGGATTCCCCGGCTCCATCTTCGCCTGCATCAGGAAATGCAGGACACCGTCGAACTCCTTGGCGAGGATGCCGAGAATGCCCACTTCGGGCTGTTTGATGACCGGCTGCTGCCATTCGCGGTAAGGACCGTCGCCGTGCGGGCCGTCGTGCTCGACCACGTGCAGGCCTTCGATGGCGAAGAACCGCCCGCTGCTGTGCACGAGATTGCCCGTGCCGCCCTGGAATCCCCATTGGTCGAGCTCCGCGAACGGGATGTGCCCGACGTGGAACACGTTCGCCTCACGACGTTCGTCGATCCACGCGCGGACGTCTTCGGTCCGCATATGCGCTCCGTCGGTGGTGGCCGCCGACAAGGCGATGCGATCCGCGTGGTCGCGGTCGTCCCGCGGGCGCACCGCGGGCGGTGGTACCAGGCAACGCAGCATCAAAGGACTTCTCGTCATCCCGCTGCTCCATGTCGTCGATCGGGTAGTTGCCGGAACTGAGGAGAAAACCCCGCGCGCATCGTCGATACATCGACCCCCATGCCCCGCCAAAAGGTAGCTTCGGCGGCTCTCGGCGGTCCAGATCGTCCAATTCGGCGGGCGGGTTCGGCGGCCTGGAAGGGTGGCACGAGCCCGAATATTTGCCAGTTCCGAGTGGCCAGTCAGGGACCTTTGCGCATTTTTGCGCGGAGGTCGCGAGTGGCGTTCGGGTTGTCGAGCAGAAAGTGAAAGGTGTCTTGGCGGGCGGGGTGCCCTGAAGGCCACCTTGGGGACGTTGGATGTCTCAGAGGTGGCCTTCAGGACATCGCTTCTGTCCAGGACCGGGACATTTCCCCGATAGCGCGCCACCTTTGCCCTACGTCTCAATACCCCGAAACGCCACCCGCGCCACCCGCTTGACCAGGGCCGAAGGCTCCCTTCATCGCATCAGACGCGGCGAAGGGAGCCTTCAGCCCACCGCGACCCGCCCACGAACCCGGCACGTTCGACTTTCCCAAGACCTTCCGGCTCTCGCGCGGGTCCGATGCCTGCCCTAACCGCAGGCCCCTACAGGAACTGTTCCTTCTGGACCGCCGCCGAATGCGTGCTCCAAGCCCGCTGTTCGGTCTCCCGCACCTGTTCCTCGGCGGTCTGCTCCAATCGTTTCACCGCGAACCGCAGGATCGGCGGGGCCATCAGCGGCGTGACGATGGCGACGAGGATGACGATCGTGTAGATCTCCACGCCGAGGATGCCCAGCCGCAGGCCGACGGTGGCGACCATGATCCCGATGACCCCGCGGGCGTTCAGCCCGGCGCCGAGCGCCAGCCCTTCCCATTTGTTCAGGCCGCTGATCCGTGCTCCGGCGTACACGCCGGTGAACTTGCCGACGATGGCCAGCGCGAGCACCGCGAGCCCGGTGAGCAGCACCTCCGGACGGATGAGCGCGGTGAGATCCATCCGCAGGCCGGCCGTGGCGAAGAAGAGCGGCGCGAACACCGAAAGGACGACGGTGCGCAGGGGTGCCAGCACGGCCGGGTCCACCTTTCCCGCCGTACCGATCAGGATGCCGCAGACGAACGCGCCGAAGAGGGCTTCGAGGCCGAGCGCGTGCGTGCCGGCCGAAGCGAGGAGCAACAGGGCGACGACGACTCCGACGGTGGCCCAAGGGCCGTCGGACTTGCCCGCCAGGCGCAGCGTGCCCCTGACCAGCGGCCTGCCGAGAGTGAGCGCGAAGACGACGATGGCGATCAGGCAGGCGAGGGAAACGAGCACGGTGCCCGCCGTCACCGCCTGCACGGCCATCGCGCTGACCACGGACAGCAGCAACCAGCCGAACACGTCGTCGATCATTCCCGCGGCGAGGGTGAGCTGCCCGACGTTGCGGTGCAACAGGTTCATGTCGATGAGGGTTTTGGCGATGACCGGGATGGCGCTGACGCACATCGCCACGCCGAGGAACAGCGCGAAGACGGTGACGTCGGTGCCGTCGGGGATCAGCACCCTCGGCAGGACGAAACCCGCGCCGATACCGAGGCCCAGCGGGATGATCAAGCCACCGAAGCCGACTCCGGCGGCGGCACCGAACCGCCGCCGGACCATCCGCATGTCCATCTGCATACCGGTCAGGCCGACCAGCAGCAGGACCCCGATCTGGCCGACGGAGTCGAGAAGGTGGTACTGCTCGGCGACCGCCGGGAAGAGCCGGCTGTGCAGCCCCGGTACGGCCCACGCCAGCAAGGAAGGACCGAGCAGCACCCCGACGAACAACTCGCCGACGACCGCGGGCATCCCGAACCGGGCCGCCAGGCGTCCGAAGACGACGGCGAGCAGGAGCAACAGACCCGCCTGCAGCAGGAAGATCAGGAGACTGTGCGCGGCGATCGGGGCGATCGGCGCGGGAAGCGAGAGAAGCACTTTCCTCCTTCGGGAAACGCGGCACACGTGACCGGCCACGGTCGCCGTGGGCGCGGGTTCCGGGACCGGTCACGCGGAACTGTCAGGCGTGGCGGGAAACCCTCGTGCCCAGTCGCCGGGCCGCGCTCACCGAGTCGCAGCCCGCCAGGCCCATCGCGTTCCGGAGCTCGACGGCGAGCAGGTCGAGCACCTGCCGGGCGCCGTCCTGGCCGTCCGCGGCCAGCCCCCAGATGAAGGGCCGCCCGATCAGCACCCCCGACGCGCCGAGCGCGAGCGCCTTGAGCACGTCGCCGCCGGTCCGGATCCCGCCGTCCAGCAACACTTCGCAACCACCGGAGACCGCGTCCGCGATCTCCCCCAGCATTTCGATCCCCGGTACGGCGCCGTCCAACTGACGGCCTCCGTGGTTGGACACCACGATCCCGGTGGCACCGGCGTCGACGGCACGCACCGCGTCCTCGACCGCGAGGATCCCTTTGAGCACCACCGGAAGGTTCGTGTGCGCGCGGACAGCCTCGACGGATTCCCAAGTGGCCGGGGCGAATTCGCGCGCGGTGTGGTCGGCGACGGCGGAAAGTCCTTCGGTACGGCGATGCGCGGCCGCACCGGCGTCGAAGTTGGCCGCCGTCACCGATTCCGGCAACGCGAAGCCGTTCCGCATGTCCCTCAGCCGCCGTCCCATCCACGGCACGTCGACGGTGAACACGATCGCCTCGCAGCCGGCGTCCTCCGCGCGGCGCACGAGCTCCAGTGACCGCTTTTCGTCGCGCAGCCAGTACAGCTGGAACCACGGCCGTCCGCCGACGGCCGCGATCTCCTCCAGCGGGACACTGCTCAGGGTGCAGATGGTGTACGGCACCCCGGCGTCGCACGCCGCGCGTGCCGCCGCGAGCTCGCCTTCGGGATGGAACAGCCGCTGGTACGCGACCGGCGCGACCGCCACGGGAAGCGCGGCGCGCCGGCCGAGAACCTCGGCCTCGATGGTGCCGCCCGCCAGGTCGCGCAGCATCCGGGGGATCACGAAGATCCGCTCCAGCGCGGTGCGATTGGCCTCTAGCGACGCTTCGGACCCGCTGCCCCCGGCGAGGAAATCCCAGATCTCACCGGGGAGGGCCGCCTGCGCGGCACGTTCGAGGTCGTCCAGGCAGAGAGGCGTCATCGCCGGGCGGGGCCGAGCTTGCTCTGCCCGGTGCGCTCCAGCTCCACGGCTTCGTACAGGGCCTTGATGTTGGAGCTGCCGAACGTCCCCGCGCCCTGCCGCTCGATGATCTCGAAGAAGATCGTCTTACGCGGATGCGTGGAGGCGGTGAAGATCTGGAACAGCTGGCCGCCGTGGTCCTCGTCGGCGAGCAGCTTCGTCTCGCGCAGGTCGTCCAGCGAGTGCGTCTCCAGCTCGATCCGCTCCCCGAGCAGGTCGTAGTAGGTGTCCGGGGTCTTCAGGAATTCCACGCCGCGCGCGGAAAGCTCCTTGACCGCGCGGACCGCGTCCGGGCTGGTGAAGGCGATGTGCTGGACGCCGGACCCGTGGTGCTCCTTGATGAAGTCGTCGATCTGGCCGGGGTCGGCGGTCTTGTCGGGCTCGATCAGGGTGAGGGTGACCGCTCCCGACGTGCTCTGCACGACGGTCGAGTTCATCGCCTGCGCACCGACCACGATGTGCTCTTCGAAGATCTGCTTGAAGCCGAGCGCACGCTCGTAGAACGCCACCGTGGGGCCGAGGTCACCGGCGTTCAGGCAGACCGCGAAGTGGTCGATCACGCCGAGATCCACGCCGCCCTTGCCGCGCGGGGCCTCCTCGGCGGCGTCGCTCTGGATCAGGGTGTGCACGACATCGCCGAAACCGCCGACGGTGGCCGTGACGACCGAGTCCGCGCGCTTCTCCGGCTCGCGGACCGCTGTCGCGCCCGCCTTCACCGCGGCCTCGAAGGCGGCGGCCACGTCGGGCGTGCGCAGCGCGATGTCGGCCACCCCGTCACCGTGGGTCTGCAGATAGGTCGCCCCGGGGTGCCGGTCCGACAGCGGCTCGGTCAGCACCAGCGCGATCGCGCCGTGCCGCAACGTCACGCCGCGGTGGTCGGCCGACCGGTCGGTGGCGGTGACGGAGAAGTCGTACTTGTCCATCCAGCCGGACGCGGCCACCTCGAGGTTGGCCACATACATTTCCACATAGTCGATCTCGAAATTCTGCGTGCTTTCGTGAGAAGACAAGACATTCCTCCGTGGAATAGATGTAATCCTCGATCACAGGATCGCGCGAAGTCATTTGCGCATCAATGCTGTCCGCTTGACACTTCAGTCCATATAGGACGGACGAGTCAGCGGCTCGTGAACCGCACCGGGAGTTCCCGGTATCCCTGCACCACGACCGCCCGCAACCAGGACGGCTCCTTCACCAGCTCCACTCGCGACACCCGCTCGGCCACCTCCCGCAGCACCACCGCCAGCTCGATCCGCGCGAGCGCGGATCCGAGGCAGTGATGCATGCCGTGTCCGAAAGCGATGTGCCGGTTGGGTTTCCGCCCCGGCAGGAACCTGTCCGGGTCGTCGAACACGGCGGGATCCCGGTTCGCAGCCGGAAGCCACGCGACCACCGGCGTACCTGCCTCGAGATCGCGGCCGTTGATCGTGACGTCGCCGGTCGTCACCCGCAGCACGTGCATCGCGGGCGAAGTCCAGCGCAGCACCTCGTCCACCACGGTGTCGACGTCCGCGCCGCCGTCCCGTACCTGGGCCAGAAGCCCCGGCACGGTGGCGAAAGCGTGTATCGCGCCGGTGATCGCGTGCCGGGTGGTCTCGTTGCCGCCGATCAACACGTTGTCGCAGTTGAGCAGGACGTCGTCGATCGAGAGCTCGTCGTCGGAAAGCAGGGTGCTGACGAGATCTTCGCCGGGGCTCGCGCGGCGCGCGGTGATCAGCTCGTCGAAGTAGACGAGGATTTCGGTATGCGCCTGACGCGGCGTCATCCCGTCGAACAGTTCGTCCTCGCCGCCGAACGCGTGGTTCGTCAGGTCGATGAGCATGTCCTGGTCTTCGGACGGCACACCGAGGATTTCGCAGACGACGGCGGCGGGGATCCGCGGGCCGATCGCCGCGGCCACGTCGCACACCTCGGCGTCGAGCACCCGGTCGAGAACGCCGCTCACCTCGGCCCGCACCCGTTCCGACAGTTTCC from Amycolatopsis sp. EV170708-02-1 includes:
- the dpgB gene encoding enoyl-CoA-hydratase DpgB; translation: MPPLSIAAVEEIDALCDRAEDHRGPGPVTLHLTGAPPDGWAKGLAVGLVSKWERVVRRFERLGRLTAAVASGECAGMAFDLLLAADIRIAEPGTTLRLASAGGGTWPGMTVYRLTHQAGAAGIRRAVLLGTPLDTDRALALDLIDEVSADPAKTLAELAGVTDGAETAIRRQLIFEAGSTTFEEALGSHLAAADRALRREAKP
- a CDS encoding dTDP-4-dehydrorhamnose 3,5-epimerase family protein produces the protein MQARKLAVEGALEFTPRVFPDDRGVFLSPFQEEAFTEAHGGRLFPVAQTNHSVSKRGVVRGVHYTVTPPGIAKYVYCARGKALDIVVDIRVGSPTFGKWDSVLMDQETHRTMYFPVGVGHAFVALEDDTVMSYMLSGGYVPENELALSALDPALGLPIGTAGDPILSDRDQVAITLAEARRQGLLPDYATSREIERRLTGVPLSA
- the dpgA gene encoding 3,5-dihydroxyphenylacetyl-CoA synthase DpgA; translation: MTALAETTADLSVHNGLTEITRFAGVGTAVSESSYSQSELLEILDIEDPKIRSVFLNSAIDRRFLTLPPEGPGGTRAAEPQGDLLDKHKKIAVDMGCRALEACLKSAGATLSDLRHLCCVTSTGFLTPGLSALVIREMGIDPHCSRSDIVGMGCNAGLNALNVVAGWSAAHPGELGVVLCSEACSAAYALDGTMRTAVVNSLFGDGSAALAVVSGDGRVAGPRVLKFASYIITDAADAMRYDWDRDQDRFSFFLDPQIPYVVGAHAEIVIDRLLSGTGLRRSDIGHWLVHSGGKKVIDAVVVNLGLSRYDVRHTTGVLRDYGNLSSGSFLFSYERLADEDVARPGEYGVLMTMGPGSTIEMALVQW
- the dpgC gene encoding (3,5-dihydroxyphenyl)acetyl-CoA 1,2-dioxygenase DpgC — translated: MTTDSAPGLDLRALAGEAHRVDDDVRKARADFVEAHAEEIYAELTDGRTRYLRLDELVRAAALAFPGLVPSEEQMAAERSRPQADKVGREIDQGIFLRGILRAPKAGPHLLDAMLRPTARAKRLLPEFLETGLVRMEAVRLERRDGVAHLTLCRDDCLNAEDAQQVDDMETAVDLVLLDPSVRVGLLRGGVMSHPRYRGRRVFCAGINLKKLSAGDIPLVDFLLRRETGYLQKIFRGLLTDDSWHSRFTGKPWTAAVDSFAIGGGTQLLLVFDHVLAASDAYLSLPAAKEGIIPGVANFRLSRIAGPRVARQVILGGRKLRADEPDARAIVDEVVRPDEMDAAIEGALARLGGEAVAANRRMLNLSEEPPEEFRRYIAEFALQQALRIYGADVIGKVDGFAVGSR
- the dpgD gene encoding enoyl-CoA-hydratase DpgD gives rise to the protein MNGVRYEKKDHVAYVTMDRPEVLNAMDRRMHTELAGIWDDVEADDDVRAVVLTGAGERAFSVGQDLKERARLTDEGVEASTFGSSGQPGHPRLTDRFTLSKPVVARVHGYALGGGFELVLACDIVVASEEAVFGLPEVRLGLIAGAGGVFRLPRQLPQKVAMGHLLTGRRMDAATALRHGLVNDVVPFAELDRCVAEWTDDLVRAAPLSVRAIKEAALRSLDLPLEEAFKTSYPWEERRRASADASEGARAFAEKRDPIWTGR
- a CDS encoding DegT/DnrJ/EryC1/StrS aminotransferase family protein codes for the protein MTTRVWDYLAEYGKERLDLLDAVETVFNSGQLVLGASLRGFEAEFAAYHGVEHCVGVDNGTNAIKLGLQALGVGPGDEVITVSNTAAPTVVAIDGTGATPVFVDVREDDFLMDTSQVAAAITERTKCLLPVHLYGQCVDMAPLKELAAKHGLSILEDCAQAHGARQNGTIAGSTGDAAAFSFYPTKVLGAYGDGGATITSREDVERRLRRLRYYGMEERYYTIETPAHNSRLDEVQAEILRRKLTRLDAYTAGRRAVAERYVEGLGDTELKLPRTVDGNEHVYYVYVVRHPRRDEILERLKAYDIHLNISYPWPVHTMTGFAHLGYETGSLPVTEKLAGEIFSLPMYPALSPDLQDKVIHAVREVLSNL